AAAGGTGCTTGGGCAAAAAATATTCGCGGTCGCGCAGCCCGATAAGTTCTAGTATATCGCTGGCCCGTTTAGCGCGCCGCACCGGCGTCATGCCGCGGTAAGCCAGGGGCAGGGCGATGTTATCTAAAACGTTGAGACGCGGCAGCAAGTTATAAAATTGGAAAACAAAACCAATACGGTCGCGGCGCAGTTTGGCCTGGCGGCCTGCGCGCAGGCGCGATGAATCTCTGCCCTCCAGTAAGTATTTACCGTGGCTAGGGCGGTCCAACAAACCGATAATGTTCATAAGCGTTGTCTTACCGCAGCCGCTGGGACCCATGATGGCCAAAAACTCGCCTTTTTCAACGCTCAAATTAATCTCGTCCAGCGCCAAGGTTGTTGCTTCGCCAAAGCCAAAAATGTCCGCCCCGATCAACTGACTATTGAAACCACGCCCAAAGGACCGCAATTGGCCGCTGAAATTTCGATACCGGCCGTTCAAATCGAAAAGATTTTGCAGGCCGAGATGCCGGGCCTTGTGCTGGGCATTCCGTTTCCAAAAACCATGCGATGGGAGCAATGGCGTTTCGCCCGGCCCGTGCGCGGCGTGATGGCGCTTTGGAACAATAAAGTTTTGAGCGCGTGGCGTATTTTCGGGTTGACTCCAAGCAATAAAACGGCGGTAGCTGGAAAAACCATAACCATCAATAAAGCCTCCGAATACGAAAGTAAATTAAAAACGGCGGGGCTGTTGCTTGAACCGGACAATCGCTGGGCTCATTTGGAAAAAAGCCTCGGCAGGGAAGCTAAGCCGGGCCGTTTTGAAAGCATCAATAAAGACGGGCTGCTGATGGAGAGCGTTGATTTGACGGAATGCCCCCAGGCTTTGCGCGGCGCTTTTCGGGAGGAATACCTGGCCTTGCCGCCGGAAGTTATTTTGGCCATTTTAGGCAAATCCAAAGTTTTCGGGGTTGCTCTGGATGAGGCCGCCGCAGGATTGGCCAATAAATTTTTAGCGGTCATTGAGCGTCCTTTGAAAAAGGAAGCCGTCAAGAATATCAGGGATGGTTACGAGCGTTTGGTCGAATCCCGGCTTTTTGACGCCAAGTTTTTCTGGGAGCATGATTTGAAAGTTCCGTTGTCATCGCCCGAGCGCGCCGACAAGTTGTGCGGCATTATCTGGTCCAAGGAATTGGGTTCCGTGGCGGATAAGGTCCAGCGCGTGCTTGCGGCCGCGGAGCGCTTGGCCGCCCGCTTCAGGCTTTCCCCTCAGGACGGCCGCGTCATCAGCCAGGCGGCTCGCGATTATAAAAACGATTTGACCACGACGTTGGTCGGCGAGTACCCGGATTTAGCCGGCAAAGTCGGCGCCTATTACGCCGAGAAAGACCCCTTAAGCGATACGCGATCCGCGTCCGTCGTTCTTCGGGATGCGGCGCGCAGCGTTCCGCGGACCAGGCTCGGCTTGATTCTGGCATTGGCGGATCGTTTGGACACGCTTCTGGCGCAGTTTGCCACCGGCAATAAGCCCACGGCCGGAGAAGACCCCATGGGTTTGAAAAAACTCGCGGACAGCGTTTTGGGGGCTTTAAGGAAGGACGGATCATCGCCGCAGCTTAAACTGGCGGCCGATTGTCCGTTGGAGGAGCTTCTGGGGATATGCTGGGAACCCTTTCCCAAAACATTGACTGATCCGCGCCCGGACCTGATGGACTATTTCCGCGGACGTTTGGCCCAGGAGCTCGGCGCCGATGGTTTTGCCAAAGACAGGGTTGAGGCGCTGTTGGCGGCCAAGCGATTCGCCCCATGCCCGGTCGCTGAGATTTGGGCCGCGGCCGGGGCGTTCAAGACGCTGGAAGGAGGCCGCTGGCAAAGCCTGGAATCCATGTCCAATGCGTTTAAACGCGCGGCCAATATTTTGCGCCAGGCCCAGCAAGCGGGCCTTGAATTCAACGGTTACGTGGATTCCTCCCTGCTGCACATGCCGGCTGAGGCCGAGCTTTGGAAAAGCCTGCAGCTGCTGGCCCGGGACATGGAGTCTTGCCTTTCCCGGCACGCTTATGATGAGGCCTATGAAAAATTAGCCGGGCTGTCTCCGGCGCTGGCGCGATTTTTCGAAGACGTGCTGGTCATGGCCGAGGATGAACGCTTAAAGAAAAACCGTTTGGCTTTGCTGGCGCGCCTGCGGGCGCTTGTTTTGGATATTATCGACCCCTCCAAACTCACGTTAAAAGGGTGAGACTCAGGCGCCCCGCATTTTTTTTATTTTTCCTTCTTTTAATTAACGGCTGCCGCTCCCGCGATACCCGCAAGCTGGTGCTTTATACCGACACTCCGGAGAGCCTGACTTTGGAGTTGGCCCGGCGTTTTGAGGAAAAGCATGGCATTAAAGTCGAGGCGGTGATGGAGGGCACGTCCTGGCTCATGACCCGGCTCCGCGCCGAGCAAGGGCGGCCCATCGCCGATGTCTTTATGGGCGCCAGCGGCACGGTGCCGGCCATGGTTTTGGCCCGCGAGGGAATTCTCAGCGCGTACACGCCGTTGGGCTTGGAAACAATGCCGACGCAGGAAGGCCCGCTTTGGCTGCGCGATCCCCAATGGCGATGGGTCGGGTTCGGGTTTGCGTCCCTGGGTCTCGTTTATGACCGCCATGAAATCCCCAAAGGCGAGTTGCCGGAACACTGGGATGAATTGGCCGATGCCAAGTGGAAGCAGGGGTTGACGATTTGGGATCCGTCCGTCAGCGGCACGGCCACGTCGTTTTTAGTCGCCTCCCTTTGGCGTTTGATCAGCGCCGGCCGCGGCGAAGAGGGCGGGTGGGCGTTTTTGGAAGCGTTTCATCAAAATTTGAAAAAATACGCGGAAGAAGGCCCGCCCGCTTTTTTGGTGGCTCATGGCGTGGTTCGGCTGGGCCTTCATCTGGACAATCAATTCCTTTACTACCGGCGCAAAGTCAAAGAAAACCGGGAGAAGCTATCGTTTTATCTGCCCCGGCCTGTGTTCGTGTTTACTGACCCCGTGGGGTTGGTTGCGGACGCGCCGCATCCCGATGAAGGGAAGCTGTTCATCGATTTTCTTCATTCGCCCGAGGCGCAAGCGATTTTATCCTCCACGTTTTGGGTCAAAGACGATCGCGGCCGGATTATTTTGCCGCCCGAGCATCCGTACTCCGATTCCCGGCAGCTGGTTAATTCAGCCTTGGTGATGAATTTTGAATGGATGGCCGAGAATTTCGACCGGGCGCGTATTTATTGGCAAAA
Above is a genomic segment from Elusimicrobiota bacterium containing:
- a CDS encoding extracellular solute-binding protein codes for the protein MRLRRPAFFLFFLLLINGCRSRDTRKLVLYTDTPESLTLELARRFEEKHGIKVEAVMEGTSWLMTRLRAEQGRPIADVFMGASGTVPAMVLAREGILSAYTPLGLETMPTQEGPLWLRDPQWRWVGFGFASLGLVYDRHEIPKGELPEHWDELADAKWKQGLTIWDPSVSGTATSFLVASLWRLISAGRGEEGGWAFLEAFHQNLKKYAEEGPPAFLVAHGVVRLGLHLDNQFLYYRRKVKENREKLSFYLPRPVFVFTDPVGLVADAPHPDEGKLFIDFLHSPEAQAILSSTFWVKDDRGRIILPPEHPYSDSRQLVNSALVMNFEWMAENFDRARIYWQNHVEE
- a CDS encoding glycine--tRNA ligase subunit beta, producing MARAVQQTDNVHKRCLTAAAGTHDGQKLAFFNAQINLVQRQGCCFAKAKNVRPDQLTIETTPKGPQLAAEISIPAVQIEKILQAEMPGLVLGIPFPKTMRWEQWRFARPVRGVMALWNNKVLSAWRIFGLTPSNKTAVAGKTITINKASEYESKLKTAGLLLEPDNRWAHLEKSLGREAKPGRFESINKDGLLMESVDLTECPQALRGAFREEYLALPPEVILAILGKSKVFGVALDEAAAGLANKFLAVIERPLKKEAVKNIRDGYERLVESRLFDAKFFWEHDLKVPLSSPERADKLCGIIWSKELGSVADKVQRVLAAAERLAARFRLSPQDGRVISQAARDYKNDLTTTLVGEYPDLAGKVGAYYAEKDPLSDTRSASVVLRDAARSVPRTRLGLILALADRLDTLLAQFATGNKPTAGEDPMGLKKLADSVLGALRKDGSSPQLKLAADCPLEELLGICWEPFPKTLTDPRPDLMDYFRGRLAQELGADGFAKDRVEALLAAKRFAPCPVAEIWAAAGAFKTLEGGRWQSLESMSNAFKRAANILRQAQQAGLEFNGYVDSSLLHMPAEAELWKSLQLLARDMESCLSRHAYDEAYEKLAGLSPALARFFEDVLVMAEDERLKKNRLALLARLRALVLDIIDPSKLTLKG
- a CDS encoding ATP-binding cassette domain-containing protein is translated as MAIMGPSGCGKTTLMNIIGLLDRPSHGKYLLEGRDSSRLRAGRQAKLRRDRIGFVFQFYNLLPRLNVLDNIALPLAYRGMTPVRRAKRASDILELIGLRDREYFLPKHL